Proteins encoded by one window of Pseudanabaenaceae cyanobacterium SKYG29:
- a CDS encoding AarF/ABC1/UbiB kinase family protein: protein MTRLTELEVYDPQVISAYYSQRPLLVVGRVLQTMGAFLSFVVGLLWDKLTRQSPIARAEQLRQIITELGPTYIKVGQALSTRPDLVPPDFVTELAKLQDQLPAFSNEIAFRIIQEDLGKSPQEIYRAISPEPVAAASLGQVYKAQLHTGEDVAIKVQRPFLIPILTLDLYIIRLFARWFGPYLPLNLGNSLEAIVDEFGTKLFEEINYLQEARNAEQFSRYFQDDPHVKVPKIYWRYTTKRVLTLEWIHGIKLTDVETIKAAGLDRDQLIRIGVMSGLRQLLEFGFFHADPHPGNLFATYDGRMAYIDFGMMDQLDLQTKELLVDSVVHLINKDYEKLGEVYVKLGFLRPDTDLRPIVAALEAVFADIMNERVRDFNFKVVTDRFAKVMYDYPFCLPAKFALIIRSVITQEGVALTLNPDFRIVQIAYPYVAKRLLTDESESLRRRLLEVLFKDNRFQWHRLENLLRIARSEGDLNIIPTAHSGLRYLLSEEGKYIRNRILLALTEDNRLHVKEVLRLWELIKPEFKFSWGVIPQVVASVLPFTLFNSQ, encoded by the coding sequence GCTTACTACTCCCAGCGTCCTCTGCTGGTGGTGGGACGGGTACTACAGACGATGGGGGCATTTCTGTCCTTTGTGGTTGGGTTGCTATGGGACAAGCTGACGAGGCAATCACCGATCGCTAGGGCTGAACAGTTGCGCCAAATTATCACGGAGTTAGGTCCCACTTATATTAAGGTGGGGCAAGCTCTATCTACCCGTCCCGATTTAGTGCCCCCTGATTTTGTGACAGAACTGGCGAAGTTACAGGATCAGCTGCCTGCTTTCAGTAACGAAATTGCCTTTCGGATTATCCAGGAGGATTTGGGCAAAAGTCCCCAGGAGATTTACCGAGCGATTTCCCCTGAACCCGTGGCAGCGGCTAGTTTGGGGCAGGTTTATAAGGCACAGTTGCATACAGGGGAAGATGTAGCCATTAAGGTACAGAGACCGTTTTTGATTCCCATTCTCACCCTTGATTTGTATATCATTCGTTTATTTGCCCGCTGGTTTGGTCCTTATTTACCCCTCAATTTGGGGAACAGCTTAGAAGCAATTGTGGATGAGTTTGGTACAAAGTTATTTGAGGAAATTAATTACCTACAGGAAGCAAGAAACGCGGAACAATTTAGTAGGTATTTCCAGGATGACCCCCATGTAAAAGTGCCCAAAATTTACTGGCGTTACACTACTAAACGGGTGCTGACTTTGGAATGGATTCATGGCATTAAGTTAACCGATGTGGAGACAATCAAGGCGGCGGGTCTCGATCGGGATCAGTTAATTAGAATTGGGGTGATGTCGGGGCTGCGGCAGTTACTAGAATTTGGCTTTTTCCATGCTGACCCCCACCCTGGTAATTTGTTTGCCACCTACGATGGTCGGATGGCTTATATTGACTTTGGCATGATGGACCAACTGGATTTACAGACAAAAGAGCTGCTAGTTGATTCTGTTGTCCATTTGATTAACAAGGACTACGAAAAGTTAGGGGAAGTTTATGTTAAGCTGGGTTTTCTGCGACCCGATACAGACCTGAGACCGATCGTAGCGGCTTTAGAGGCGGTCTTTGCCGATATTATGAATGAGCGGGTGAGGGACTTTAATTTCAAGGTGGTAACCGATCGGTTTGCTAAGGTAATGTATGATTACCCTTTCTGTCTACCTGCCAAATTTGCTTTGATTATCCGCTCAGTGATTACGCAGGAGGGTGTGGCATTAACTCTCAATCCTGACTTTAGAATTGTACAGATTGCCTATCCCTACGTTGCTAAACGCTTGTTGACAGATGAATCGGAAAGTTTGCGGCGGCGGTTGTTAGAAGTGCTGTTTAAGGATAATCGTTTCCAGTGGCATCGTTTGGAAAATTTGTTGCGCATTGCCCGATCGGAAGGTGACCTCAATATTATCCCCACTGCCCATAGTGGCTTGCGTTACTTGCTATCGGAGGAAGGTAAGTATATTCGCAATCGCATTTTGTTGGCTTTGACGGAAGATAATCGTCTCCATGTAAAAGAAGTGCTGCGGCTGTGGGAGTTAATCAAACCAGAGTTTAAGTTTTCTTGGGGGGTAATTCCCCAGGTTGTAGCGAGTGTGTTACCTTTTACCCTGTTCAATTCCCAATAG